The stretch of DNA GCAAAGTTTGACCGGGGATTCAAGGATCTCATAAATATCCAGAAAGGAGATGTCTTCGGGGGGCTGGTTCAGAAGAAATCCTCCTCGGGGGCCCCTCTGGGACTTCGTGATTCCCGCCTTGTTCAGAGCCTGGAAGACCTTGGCGAGGTGAGCCTCCGAGGCATTGAGTTTCCGGGCTGCCTCTTTCACATTGATTCGGTCGGGGGTCGCCTGAGCAACCAGGGCCAAACCATGAAAAGCCAATGATGCAGCTTCTGAAATATTGATCAATTGATTCATATGGACTTAACTCCTGCTTTACTACTATTTCCTACCAAAGCCGGTTTACGGCTTTGGTGTTGTACTCCAATAGGCCTAAGGGTATTTACTACCAAAGCCGGTTTACGGCTTTGGTGTTGTACTCCA from Oceanispirochaeta sp. encodes:
- a CDS encoding Rrf2 family transcriptional regulator gives rise to the protein MNQLINISEAASLAFHGLALVAQATPDRINVKEAARKLNASEAHLAKVFQALNKAGITKSQRGPRGGFLLNQPPEDISFLDIYEILESPVKLCDCPLGYQDCGFSTCLFDQKLNHINREILKTFENIKLSQFTTSEAHP